Sequence from the Metopolophium dirhodum isolate CAU chromosome 2, ASM1992520v1, whole genome shotgun sequence genome:
ACTATCTACGATTGTTCGTTTTTGAGTTAAGGGCGTCGGAGCCGGTGCGTTTTTAGTAGAAAAACATGTCTCACAGCAAAAACTCTCATGCCATGTAGAATAGTCCgatatcgataatttttttttatttaaaagaagagaacatTTTGCAGGTCGGACAAATCctgatttcaaaaattataactgtatataatcaaatatatgtatttgaaatttgaataatgcacaatatttgttatttttcaaacgtatttttataGGATTActtaaagtaaaatgaaaatttgtgcTTTTCACCGacctaaaaaatgttttcatatttcagataaaaaaatttatcaaaatccaaTACATATGTATGTTGATATCAACGAGGTATATGAAAGTTTTTCCTGTGAAGacatttttgttgatataatacacctattaaccccccccccccctaaataggtataggGCAGTAGAtagtggaaaaaaattataatttaagtagcaactaaaatattaaatataattttcaaattttatagaataacgGAAGTTTGGAAAACccttaattcaaaaaaacaaattcgaTTTTGTCATATACTGGTactgcgtaaaaattccagtttttcattagtttttttgtttttcccggttaTTTTGTAAACTACGACtatgaatttttttactttCGACCTCCAAATTTCTACTAGTAACTAATTAGTTACTAGAAACCACACCTTAAAATTGAACATCAAAGGcgaaagcatttttactgccttAAAAAGTGATGacctaaaaaacacacatcattacaTTTATCACTCTGTTTAGAAGTTAGAACCCTAAAATACTGTAGTAGTcacaggtatttaaaaaaaaaatgtattcaaattccGAATTCGTATAAATGATAGGGGatgcaattaaaaaatgttaaacatttgaatttaaaaaaaaaagtaatattttcataatcacATCGCGGAGGACGGAGAGCCGCGAGAACCTGCCATCATATTAAACAACGATATATAACATGGGTttattatgattggatataattttctttattgTATTTCCGATACAACGCCAATAACTGTAATCCCtgaaatttagaatttaattgttttgatttcCCATAATATTCTCATTTTACAAtaccatttgaataatatatgataataaacgaTTCGTTAAACAATCAATACCGTGGATATTACATTAATCAACTTTTAAAGTTAGATTTAGCGTCACatagtttaaaaacattaacaggtaggttgtaggtacgTTTATTTTAGTACACAAAATGTACCGAGAAATCCGTgagtatacataatgtatacatCAAGGTCCATTCATTTAAACGATTtgttcaaacaataataatatgtatcattacCAGACATTTCGACGTGGGTACAAATgcaataagtaggtacatattattatttattatacattagaaGTTAGAACGTAACGTAAACGGTATTCAGGATTCAGGTGAACCTTTATGTTATCCTactagaataaatatattatatccaattaTATTTCTGGCGATTTAGGGATTTAAGAAATTTTAGCAATTTAGAAGATACATAAAAtttgttattcatataatatttatatagataaaaagtAAAGCaagcattttaaaaattctgtctttcaattaatacattaataaattgtcaattttacaaaatatattttaacactattttcgtttttataggtacacacaaatgtattttattgttttatgcattacctatattatatatttatatgtataaaataaacgaatatGTTGCTCAGCAGTCTGCAGCTGTAGGTACATCTATAGTAGGTTGTTTCGattgtacctcgtcattgagttaGTCACTGTAATACTGTAGTGTTAGTCACTGtagataaactatttatatgttaaatttaaattcaatgataaattgttgtatacattatacaataaacgGTTCTGATCGGAGAAGGTGAGTCAATCGCTATttctaaagtaatttatttttcaattagtaaTATGGTATGGGTAAAACTTATTTATGCCAAAAACATCGCAAACATTAAcctatgttattaattattataccatacatTATTGCTAAAAACATATAAGTCAATACCGACGTACCTATACCCtagaaatgtaataatttataatattgtgaatggATTTGTGGTATAAAAAGCAAAAATTTAGTACAcatgtattttgaaaatgtaattgtatagaaaataatagtaCATGCACTATACGTTATGGCGTCAATTTGCACTAGTTTCAGGTACTTACGAtcaatattgtttgaaaaacataaaaatcgttTGAAGTAAAACGTTATAGTAAGTTTAAACATCCAATTTCGTTAATATTTGTGGCTTTAGGatgaatgttttttatattCCAGTATAATACAAGGAATTTAGGGATGAAaacaagttttcaattttcaagttttattagtattaaaactaaaaactgtatacattcttaattacattaattaaaacattttcaaatgttcatGATATTGAAGAATTACGTCAGTCGTATAAAACTCAAAGAAAacgctattataaaatatatttggtgaAACTTCAATAGTTTTTACGGTtacctattcatttttgaattacaagttacaacaaaaaattatttgttttatagttttatccgattattttgaaaagtactggggatttttacttttgatcctaTAATGATCCAATaaagatccaattttctatacCGGAAACTGCAAAGTTCGATGTTTTTTACTGCCCCTATAAAGAAGACGCCAGATATACACACAAAATAACACacaattgtaaaaccattacatattcattgctccactcagaatcgaaTATATCTTAACGGCATAAGTGCCTACAGTCCTACTCAATAATGGGTATAGTTTTTACTCGGTAAACTCGGtgttgtaagtataaaaaattaaaatttgattaaactGAAGTTCTGAAACTCTTTTTGAGTGTTGTTGGCTTAATAAAAACTttagaagtaggtacctatgatacAAGTTTTTGGAATATGACATTCCAATTACAGTCCACTATACATCACAACAAATATACAGCTGAATTGATGGGAACAAAAGTAGTAagagaaatatttatattatatgataaaaattaatatttagaatataccTCGTTAATGAGTAAGTCGCTGTAATAgacgtgttaaattttaatttaaaataaatcattgcatacgaaaaactattctggCAGAGGAGGCCATGTGTCTTGACAGTGTAAACTActatttataaagatatttaataattcatttatattaagtGAATCGATAACCAAAGAAAGGAGATGAgtccattttataaatttttaatcaatcaccATTTTGCATTTAGCAcacataaataggtaggtacatagtttACTGCGCAGAGAAAAGACAAATCGAACTgtccaaacatttaaaaatagcaCTGGGaaataacaatttacaacagagaaaggataataatatgtccattACATGTTTTTTGTCTCTCCTAAAAAGTTATATAAAGTGGACCTAAGATATAAAGTTATTCCCTTTCTGCAGATAGCGATTCAAGTACTCTACAGACTACGgtctacaaataatttatttttatatattatgttgaactattttttttttaaaacatcgcatattattatattataatagctgacCCTCGCCGACTTTGCATGGGAGTAGTTATGTTACTGCTTTAACTTGGTGTAGacaaattttagatattttttaaggcTATTTCGACAAAAGTAAAACTCTTTGACCATTTCCTTTACGGCCGTAATATACACTGAAATGCTGAATATTATAAGCACCAGTTAAAATACAAACAAGATCAAATTTGCTAATATAAAGCCCGCTCAAAGTTGATGATTGGTGTGATCGGTGATCAAAAACCActatattcaataaatgttttCGGTACTAACTACATAAGTACTACAGAATTCAgtaattcatttatatatttagagtTGCACACTTGCactgtatacaacatttttagttcTTTAATCATCTGAAAAAAATCGTAAGAAAATACAACACTAAAACCAATTACCTTACCATCgacatatacattattatacattatgccATTAtacagtatttactatttaccatAATTTCATTCAGAATAACATTTGTAAAACGTTCagtgtatgtataaaatgtataatacctacccgcatataaaaattttctatattataatagcagtgGCGTAAGTAGATATATTGTCGTATTGATAAGTTATTATGATCACTATAATTCCCCTCTTGACCTTTTTTCTGtactattgtacataatattttgtacccaTAATTAGTATCCAATAACCATGGCAATACCAGTTGTGCCAGCTGCAACAGACGGGAATTATAGAGTACCTATGTAGTAAATCAAGAGGGTATtctataataacatgtataatgcgtataatatctTCTATTGAATATTGAAATCCAAATACTTGATTAGatggtttaaaaatgtaatcttaaaatgttgtattatagttatgttatattttctatGTATGTCGGTTGTGAGGGTTTGTGAAAgaaaagttatattaatattactaaatattggcCTCAaacttaatttatcaaaaataaccATTGatcaataagtatttatttgcaaacattaaaaaaaaaattaaatatttttattaattattatgaagttttatattttgaaatagaaAGGTTAGGTAGCTTTAGCAATTACTTTTTTagaatttcataaattatttataatttaaaagtacacAGTCATTTTATGTAGGATTTATTTGTGTAATCTATATGAAcaaatagtacctacattttgattaggtaattttttaagtcacaaaacattaaaatacctacattaattgtATCATTGTAGTAGAATACTGGACTATACTAGAGACTTCTTCTGACTAtaatggtttttgttttttatatgcCTTTATTGAGAATTAATTCAATACtagtaattaaaatcaataattatactgtattttgtaatagtgtagattaaatataatatatactagtatataaattaatccGTGGTAACATATTTGTCCTTGCTTTCTGGCTTTAATACCctagggggggagggggggtaaCGGGCTTGAACCCCCCTCACAATATTATTGGTTCTAacattttggttattttattattcattttattaggTATCTACTTTAAATTATGATGTAAGCAAATAAATATCAACCATCGaaattgaaacatattatataataacataatattatatattttatacctgccATTCGGGGAACCGAGAGAGTCCTCTGttctgtattaattattaaagcgaCGTCGCTCGTCAAAaccatgtaggtataaaatatttcatataaaaattaccACGACTAAATCAAAACACAAAGTGCGAAAATTAATACTAATgtacagtttattttataaatataaaagattgTGCACAAGCGTGCTTTCGGATTTctgtatatgtttaaaaataaatactattactataagttctatattatgttcttgtatcataaataaaaatattcaaaagcatggtgtttaattatatatttattttaaataagtaaatccATCTATCAttataactaaacaaaatatataatattttttcaacatccAACTTGTATTCGTATAGGTGAGTACAGTGtccatgataaaataataaaaacaaaataaaaataaaatcaactcaaaattttttaataaatttatttattttttaaatgaaattatttatctcTCGACATTGGGTAAGATAACTATATAATAGTGTGCTCACCAGTGTGTTACCCCTAATTGcacttataagtataaataaaaataaaaataaaatgaacaaattgttcttTAATCACATAAACatcattaatcaataatcatatagACAAGTATCTATACTGATTAATCATTTATAgagagttataatatattaaataaaatatttaaatgcttacaaataactgaaaacaatttataccaCATAATAATTGGTACAGTCTCCGCATACAGCCactaattgtaataattgtatcaaatattgttttaatagtcATAAGCATAAcagttaaaattcaaaaatgtatcaacataaacaacattaataaaaaattaaaggtaataaagaaaaaattatcacaaattatataaatttttataattaatataaatatatatatacctatataataattatattacttaaaggtatattttataaaatcattttgtaACTTGTTCCAGTAATTTTCTAATAACACATTTAAGTTTTTCAGCTAGTTTCTGAGCTGTATTATCCTGGTCCAATTGTGGCACATGAATAAATatagtttgatttttattaatagatagtgacttaaaataaatgtactcgcataaatacctgtataatacatataataggtataaatgaaAATCAAGAAAACTATAAATGCTCTTGGCCCATAAATACCTTCCTGCATCTCGAGATGTGCATATATCTAATTCATCAGTGCATTCCATTTTCAAGCCTGTTTCaagttcattattaattaaacacttATCATCAGGACCGTTCCCATGAATATCTATACCACAATAACCATGCCCATTAGCGACTAACTCAACAGTCAACGTTTTAGCCAAGTGTGATACACCCAAATGAACCATTAgctaaaattgatatattatatactgaaatTACACCAatattaccaattatattttagtattgaaaACTCACAGCAGGTTCATGTTGGACCCAGAGTGTCGGTACAATCTGATCAACGTCTTTGTAAGATACAGGAATATTGATTGTGAccaaatttatgtttaattcttCAGCGATGCCAGTTTCCGGTAATACTCGAGCAACCTCCCAACTTGCATTCACTTTATAGTCTCGGAAAAGTCCAAAACCAGTGACAACTACCGTTTTTGGagtcataatttgttaattaattatacaatatgatatattaaataatagtatgtgaactatagattttatatttttattttactcataaataataagtaatagaatCATCTTCTGacctgataaattattaaataattattatttaaaatatagtctagttattgttaaataatattatttaaattttttttgataaggagGTGATAACATTATTGATTCAAGGAGAATATAAACAcgagttttaaaaaaacagtgGGGGTCACTCAGTCTACTCTGGGGTGTATTATTCGACGATAgatcaatattataggtaacttaATGTCTAAATATCCCTAAACGATTTTGGCTATTCAAGAATATTATGGGATGAGGGGTTGAAATGTAAAATTCATACATGATcttattttgtcataatttttcAACAGTGTTGTCGCAAGTTTTTTTTCACGATTTGAGAAATCAGAAACTTTACCGAAAcactgtaaaaattaaatacctatacattttgacACATTGTTGATACTGGTCGCTGGATGTACAGGAtatcataattcctaaaacttTGAAAATTCTTTCTATagccctatataatatataggtaccccaAAAAGCGTTCAccgaaaaatataacaatataaaaagaTGAGCTACATTTTAAATCTGTATTCATGTATAGGGCCAgatttaagggggggggggggcacgggACCCACAGCTCTAAATCCGGTACTGTTTGTGTGttgattatatttctataatagaCTATTAAACgttacttaaaaatatgttctttatttaatatttaatattttgataataaataataataataggtatattggtattataggtacgttcTAGTTTTGGAATAGAAtagaattacatattattaggtataactatataagccAACAcggcaatttaaattattttttatttatgttcgTCGTTCGTGAATATGAATTGCttacattgtaatatttaggtatgttgataattatataggtaattgagGAATATGGAGAATGAATTAATGAAGGtgacacatttatatatatatatatacattaaatttaaatatttatacaaatatacaattaaagcTATAGGCAGatatatttgtacctataaaaaaaatacaaagaaatacaaataaatctGCTGAATGAATCGATACGTAATACGTATACAGTAAACGGTgcagcatatatatatatatatatatgtggctATGTAGGAATATGTATAGTGAATACGATGAGTTTCGAGTATGAGTCACATGCATAACGTGTAagtgtatacttaaataatataggtatataatattatgtatattatagaaataaaaatatatacgagtACATTCACGACTATgagataaatttataattttaatttagtacctaAGGATAGTTTTCAGTGGTGTAGTTATGTTGG
This genomic interval carries:
- the LOC132938139 gene encoding pyroglutamyl-peptidase 1 isoform X2, which encodes MTPKTVVVTGFGLFRDYKVNASWEVARVLPETGIAEELNINLVTINIPVSYKDVDQIVPTLWVQHEPALMVHLGVSHLAKTLTVELVANGHGYCGIDIHGNGPDDKCLINNELETGLKMECTDELDICTSRDAGRYLCEYIYFKSLSINKNQTIFIHVPQLDQDNTAQKLAEKLKCVIRKLLEQVTK
- the LOC132938139 gene encoding pyroglutamyl-peptidase 1 isoform X1 produces the protein MTPKTVVVTGFGLFRDYKVNASWEVARVLPETGIAEELNINLVTINIPVSYKDVDQIVPTLWVQHEPALMVHLGVSHLAKTLTVELVANGHGYCGIDIHGNGPDDKCLINNELETGLKMECTDELDICTSRDAGRYLWAKSIYSFLDFHLYLLYVLYRYLCEYIYFKSLSINKNQTIFIHVPQLDQDNTAQKLAEKLKCVIRKLLEQVTK